ttccttgatgcggtagcatgagaattagggtttggcatagatgatgtcagtcagtgttaagggttctgccgtggaacatgacccatgtaaaaaaaagggtaccccggtaattcttatgttggcatgctgattgattcaataaatatgctaatggtcatagtgacgtgatgtcagatgtacagttttatgattttgaccctaagctaaaaaccaccatcaacacttggtcCCTAAGTTCCTTGGAAACTAAGTATTTAGACTAGATCAGAAAACTATAGAATTTAGGAAACACTCAAATAGCTATCCTATATTCTAGAGAATTCTGGAACCATATATTCTCACAGAACAAAAAACTTACATTCAGATGTCACTTTAAAAAATCTTGTGAAATCAGAATGGTATCTGATTTGGTGCGGGGAATAATTTAGATGATTTTGTAGTAGAATATAATAGGGAAAAGTAAAGAGGTAGAGAAAGAGAGGGTTTCCATTAATAAGAGTTATGTGGTTACATGGATATCATATCTTTGTACACATGGAGAAAGGGGAAACTAAAAGACTCTTGTTTTGGACCACACATCCATGGGCATGGGCCctttaacactcccccttgtgtggtTCAACAActaaactttatacatagtgcttcacatttagtgctttgaatgtagttcttcaaatgtcgttctctccttgatgacttgtgccgaaatcaatttccttactaaaactttgacaaggaaaaaaccAGTGGGATAAagccttggtacaactcttcacatgtagtacttcacatgttgtctcttacTTTACATGTAATTCATCACATGAAATACGATCTTCACAGATagatgagtctaagttaattgcctcgttaaaacttcgccagagaaacccagagggacaaaaccttgtTCCGTTGAAGttcactagttgcttcacaactcctaaggcagaaaatccttgtgtgaaagacaatagccttagttgggaaattacttcccggtgtttgttgttgtatcattaaaaaccttgccgagcaacaaaactctgtgggaaaaagtaacctcggttaaggaaaagagttcaacacaccattagatgctccccctgatgtcagacagttttcattagtctaatgcagtcaaaaggagtttatcacattttactttggtgacttggatgtttatagaaacatgttgttgattctggaagttacgttgcttaacgaactatcgtgtttcatttctttgattcaaatattttcaataatatcaaaGCGGTCTTTATATATTTAACGTTCAAtatacttgatgcttttagtattgtctcgctaaaaaccttgtcgattAACAAaaacctttgggaaaaactattctcgatcgaagggaaaaagagtacaacaaaacttcaatttcgaagtgaattatgtcgacatcatatccttggatcctccccctgatgtcggcatctcccatGATTACTTTCAAATTTGTTCCAgactgttcctttagtcatgtacttttcgcaactgaatatcggtaatgacttagaaaatagtctattatatctccctctgattactttcgttggagaagagattattgttccttcataatcaacaaattttggattgcactttcattaacaTTCCTTTTAatatctttgtagggataaaacaaatttatgtcaatggttacttttaagtacatgattgcattcactataccattccaatgatgtTGAGTTGGCGCTGAGATATATCAAGCTAAAAAGTTCCCTgagaatgtaaaatttaatcgagtacattattatactaagtacaacaatgcgtctattgtacttagatatgggaatttcatctcccaatacatattcgtcatcttcctttagactaaatggtcacttacttacattttaacctcgactaatcatgggagtgctatcaggatgcatgtctttgttaaattgcttgACAAcattagacatatgcaaactgttggaataatataccacaagctcagtattcgatcgatctttccctagatttttcatctcaaatttggaTTTTAAATagattttaaggtctcttattacatcatgtctgtaccatcaacatatatagctacaattccaaatcacgaactttcttatgaatacgcaaggaaaaataacttacttgtctatcccctccaaatcaaatagccacttagacgggtataccacatccgcctgattgattgaatctataagtgagcgttctatctaactgtaaacgcactatgtggtttagagtcatttgatttgagcaacaaaagtctatcaagtacttttgtaaatatcaactatctcttgattctttcagagatacataACAACCatatacatatgctgcatttcaagtccttttgaaattaccaagctaactaagtagcagaactctataacgttcattacaagagaacaattccagggctttgtgagaaacctcgcgccacaaggagggtctttgtactttaagactactttcttctcgtTATGATTTATgataaattaattatgtatgtccaataggctttacacttggttggttagcactaccacaccaaatacccgtatatttgccaaaAAAACTAAGTTCTActtggattgtgtaggccaaatatgctatttatttgaaattaataaaaataaagcatggttcgatctcattgtgctctacttatgGAGCacctatttatggattatatcatcactgtgcacgcatgatccttccattgactcatgtgcgtTCTCATAATCcgttaggatttcattgttctctagaatcatttaaaactactgagcgtcctccagtattgattcatggacatatccAGATACAATCAAATGAAATGATTTCAtcaatgatacaaattaggttgtgccttactcatctactttcTTTCttggtgagcattgatcgaacctggtggtctccccatcttcctttatggagccacggtcgAAACTACATTTCCACCaggtgtagttgcaacaccttagtctatggtgtaccccatactgaggatttctaaccttggaGGAATATTTGTCGCTGGTATGtatgatcttgtcactttagcgacatcagtgtacattctgaaaattgattattctttgtcacttcacatttacatttttgGAGTACaacaatcaatatgagacacagtgggagcataccacgacaattcatgtcgttcccttagaaaatactttttcttatctcttgCCCTGAAAGGGGAAGGAAGGCTGGAATGCCAACAGACGTCTATTATCGAATTCACCCGACCATCTCCCCCTaatgacgggaagactgtctcattaaagtgataacctgcaaatctagTAGTAATAGATATCctcccaaaggttttaaaattcgaataattattgagagtaaatatccaacacaattacttaatcatttttgtgacccatcatagtacgatgtggactcgtaatggcacatatatagtgcaaccaaaaatatgtaagaacacaaatgtcaggttcaaattcagttaccaactggtacgcaaaaaaggttgactaatattgggttctaaaacgaattaagtaaagatgcgcataatattgcatatccccaaagcaataaaaggtaggttggtacgcataacctattccttagacaccatctgtaacctttgatggtagcttctgcgagaccattgggtataacaTGCTccatattgatcctattaaacatgcatattcatcaagtccttttgatttaaattctctagcattaataaaggtggtgagcctttgcacattgtattgtgtaatatgtgttaggagtttttaaacgcaaatttcttgggaactataactagtccaaaatgtcaaaacattcaccagagccataactCCGTTTAATGGTCctcattctgcatgaatatttttcaaaatttcaccttgttatctttgtaatatggattgtttaccatttggcatcttaggatggtctcgatcctattttactgaagactttgtaaaatgagtgatatgctctcttacttaaaagcataatggaagagaggagggggttgtgcatctggtaCTTTAGAAAAAACTTACTGAGAGATATGACGTTACTTCACATTATGTAAATATTTTTCCCATTGTCTCGTCCACCCAAACACAGcgatgtacgtatgagtcctttcaaaacgaaacatcatgcCCCAACCAAaatgcctttatggttatgtcaaagtctgtatgagtcgatttccaacatttcatcgtcggagtcaatatggattcaataatccaaattaataatatagtgatttacatttcactaaattgactcattagtctctctaaagtatgtttccttccaaatacattagtgactataaaagatgcaatcaattacattatcatcacagtcaagtttcacatgatatccatttgcatgggtttctttagaatttaacaaggtgtgatgatctctcggtacatatagagattttgtgtcctctttgttctatcttgaaaacaaatttttgagCTGAGCAGTGTTGCCCTTGATGATCccatcctcgtagtcacattataaggaaatagttaaacaactaatttaaattccttaagctagtggaagaaaaacaactatgagttagacatttgggtcttgagagttttaataagtggtgtggctttattacataataaaagtgggattcaactcaagtactttagactgaatatatattacgtttcatccaatatatctcaagtgctttagagaatttatgtctcgtgttttcattccgtaggtgcagatattggatctagttcaactgaataagatagtcaattggcccggcaaagttcttgtttccattaaagttgatgtgaaaattggttgctactatgttgcacacattacattgtatataccaacacctataactaggtgcatttccaactctttcatttataatGGAAGATAAAATTACAtttttagcttcatcccatgatATACATGTCCATTTtctcatgctttatatgagtcattacgtctaaccttattacttcggggttctttccattttaaattttgttacatttagcttaattcGAAAAATTTATTTATCTCAACGGGCCAAGAGAACCTcatacacatgtcaaccacttactttaggttgaatatattacaaaagatagttctcttgttgtcatacttcaacatatactggttcgttagtatgatggatgaagtagagaaatggaaattttttgactcatatcaccttttgtgagttcttccacaaaaattagaATACATGTAATTTTATTTTCAACGTATCTTTTAAAACTAATAGTggagcaagtggattacatcctACGGAACATTCAAATTTAGGGACAAAATATCATGTATACAACAATGGTTCTCAAGTACTTTTAAACCTCAAATGAATACAttagaatcgagttggtacaaccaattgaacaaacaaCATCATTCAACCATAGCTAATATCATAttcaatagaaaaaaaaaatcattaagaccaaaattcttaatgaacgAGATCAACcgtcataatttaaattgaccgtttatatgatatggacttatcttagacaaaaaaataaaaaacaaaaaaaaacaaaactaggcATGTTTTAAAAGCAAATAAATAATCCTAGTAAATACTCAATGTAAAACCCCAAattatagttacatacctcaaaCTTTGGTTCCCTCTGTATATACACAGAACCAGAACAGCCTTGGTCGCGCGCGTCCAAAAAGAACAGTTGGAACCAGACACCAGAACCCAAAGCTGGAATAGGATCAGATTGGGGTTGGCTTGGATTGGGAGAACCGGATCGGGGTTGGATCGGATCGgatcgggttcgggttcgggttggATAGGGTCGGGCTAACTGGACCAGGTTCAAGTCGGGCGAACCGGGCCAGGTTGAACCGATTTGGACCGGGCATGAGACTTTTCCACGGAGATTTGCTTTCTCCACAGATCGCATGTTTTCATTCCCATGGATTTCTCACCGACGGAATTAGCCGTGTTCAATCACATCAATCATTAAAACAAGACAAAACAGATATATTATGAATAAACTATTAATCAATAATAAATACTCTCTACGTTTCGATTTATATAATGTTTTAGGAGTTTTCACGTAGATTAAGAAATAGAGAGAGATACAGAATAATTCTATCTATGTccttaaaaaaaatattcaaacattaattgttattagtgtatttaaaaataaacttatggtTCCAAGACAAATTGTGAGGGTATTGTTGGTAGTTTTgtggaaaaaaatgaaaactatCAGGTAATATGAAAATAACCCTAAAcactcatctaaaatggaacggagggagtaataatcacaatagcatctgATCGATCGTGTATAAATACAGATTCACAATTACATTGGatatactaaaatcaaaatcTGGGAGAAAGTAAATCCAACTTAACTTAGCTAATTTCATTCCAGCGATTTCAACATTCACATTGATTCCAACATATTGTATTTGATTGAGAAAAAAAGGTACAGATCCAAAACAATCCTTCACGGATTTGATATCTATCTAAAAAAAATCCATTGCCGCGGAGTTAGGGCTCCTGGTGATAATGTTTTGTAGTATAATATAATAAGGAAAGAGATAGAAAAAGAGAGGGTTTCCATTGATAAGAATTATGTGGTTATATGGATATCATATCTTTGTATACatggagaaaggaaaagccaacagACTCTTGTTTTAGACCAGACATCTATGGGCATGGGCCCTTTTACAgatgacattttttttttgtataatgaATTTATTTAGATGACATATTTATATTGAAACAAAGGATAAGTGCTTCCGCAATGAAATCAAATAAAACAAACCACGCATGTGCTATGCACATTAACATCGTTAATTAATTATACATATTGTGGTACGTAAATCCATTTATTTAGTCCTTACTATCACACAACCACCAGATCCAACACTGAAATCGCCCCCACTGCATATCAATAGGTCACACCCATAAGCGATTAACTTATTCAGGTTTATCGCAAAGATGAGTGTTCAAGTCCTCGATATTCTTTTGCAAGAAAGCCAAATAATTGATAGGAACGGGAGAATCCTCGTTAAGCTTCTCATAATCGATAGTCCAACTCACGGTACAGCCCTTTCCATCAGCCTTTGGGTTAACATCTAGAATTGCATCAAACTTCTTGTAATCTTTCAGCACGTCTCCTCCCACCGCACTGTGACATATCGTCATTGTTTCATCGTCGAATGTTGTTTTCTCTTTAACAACCAGTGTTTGACCCTCTGCATATAGACAAACATAATACACCCACAGGTGAAATGGTTATGAGCTTAAGTCAATAAATGTTGTTACTTGTACATACCATGAACATAATCCCATTCCTTGATACAGCCAGAAGTAAGCCCATGTCCCTCGACAACCTTGACACCGGTGTACTGATGTGGTACCGCGTTTGGCATGTCTTCGTGGTGCTTCCAAATTTCGTAGTAATGGTGAGCTTCGCAGTTAACCTCCGATATAGTTGTAAGTTTCCCGATCAGACCTGAAATGGTATGGTGATGAGCCATTGATGATAATTGCTATTGCTTTTTTCCTGGATATTGGCAGAACTATGAAAGACTGATTTTTGACGAATTGGATCCTAGTTTAATGAGTTTATATACAAAATACAGGCATGGTCCGCATGGGTGAATTGATTAAAGGCTGATGGCATAATGACAAGGATTATATTTCTTTACATATTTTTACAACATTATGAATAATGATGG
This genomic stretch from Papaver somniferum cultivar HN1 chromosome 5, ASM357369v1, whole genome shotgun sequence harbors:
- the LOC113278351 gene encoding major latex protein 15-like, coding for MAHHHTISGLIGKLTTISEVNCEAHHYYEIWKHHEDMPNAVPHQYTGVKVVEGHGLTSGCIKEWDYVHEGQTLVVKEKTTFDDETMTICHSAVGGDVLKDYKKFDAILDVNPKADGKGCTVSWTIDYEKLNEDSPVPINYLAFLQKNIEDLNTHLCDKPE